Proteins co-encoded in one Spirosoma endbachense genomic window:
- a CDS encoding ComEC/Rec2 family competence protein gives MNGLGTRGQPFVRYAAGLIAGIVLYVNYPDFYLIPLLAIVLGTGLFGWAFQRNSKQTLKPIQIKQGAGGLLILLALGWSIAYQHTDSNRPDNSIHLSDSLRAYVGVVASQPEERARTYRVELEMTKGEWAGKAGRDQWQSISGRVIVYLDKAGQRMPRYGDIWLVSGSPRPIDPPLNPGEFNYKRYLSYRNIYHQQYLRLYQRTVLGYDPPNPVTKLATVVNRWADSVFTQQVGSRAEYGLVNAMILGIRDDLDTDLYRAYSAAGAVHILSVSGLHVGILFAVLTYLLSFLIKRPKGKIIMAVLQLVILWFYALVTGFSPPVLRSAGMFTLLILANALGRQQQLMNTLGASAFFILCFDPYALFSAGFQLSYLAVAGIGAWQSSLNQVFTFRNKWLNRLWELTAVAIVAQLITFPLGIFYFHQFPTYFLVANPVVIVMSEILLPLAMATLAFSWVPYLADWLGWLLQKTAWLLNSAVTQTGQLPGAAWDGLWLSPVAMLLTYAVLLSGVALVMTRQRAFLWATCVSTLLLSGALLWSDYEQAHQQRLAVHFVPHRTAVSLTTGHESILLTDLDSADTRSFDFYLRNTFGQWGVSRLKRASTHASSNSSSESKRISTYFQSSEYALWVWQGKTLLLVNKLTERNRWRLPAVIDYLIIRRNALHDWDQLNGRVVARHIIFDDSNKTPLTDRLLTEARTRGIICYSVRQMGAYVTELE, from the coding sequence ATGAACGGTCTGGGCACACGAGGCCAACCATTTGTTCGGTATGCGGCAGGGCTGATTGCAGGGATTGTTCTGTATGTGAACTACCCGGATTTCTACCTTATTCCGTTGCTTGCCATTGTATTGGGAACGGGGCTTTTCGGCTGGGCATTTCAACGGAATTCTAAGCAGACCCTCAAGCCCATCCAGATCAAACAGGGAGCAGGTGGGTTATTAATACTCCTTGCATTGGGTTGGTCGATTGCATACCAGCATACGGACAGCAATCGACCCGATAATAGTATTCATCTCAGCGATTCATTACGCGCTTATGTGGGCGTGGTCGCATCGCAGCCCGAAGAACGAGCCAGAACATACCGCGTTGAGCTGGAAATGACTAAGGGTGAATGGGCAGGTAAGGCGGGTCGTGACCAGTGGCAATCGATCAGCGGCAGAGTTATCGTATACCTCGATAAAGCTGGCCAGCGAATGCCCCGTTATGGAGACATATGGCTCGTTTCGGGTTCACCCCGGCCAATCGATCCTCCACTTAACCCCGGTGAGTTTAATTATAAACGTTACCTCAGCTACCGGAACATCTATCATCAACAGTACCTGCGCCTTTATCAACGAACGGTTCTGGGGTATGATCCTCCCAATCCGGTTACAAAACTGGCAACAGTTGTTAATCGTTGGGCCGACAGCGTTTTTACGCAACAAGTGGGCTCCCGCGCTGAATATGGACTTGTTAACGCCATGATTCTGGGCATTCGCGACGATCTCGACACGGATTTGTATCGGGCTTATTCAGCGGCAGGGGCGGTCCATATTTTGTCGGTGTCAGGATTGCACGTTGGAATTCTCTTTGCCGTTCTGACTTACCTCCTGAGCTTTTTGATTAAACGACCTAAGGGGAAAATCATAATGGCGGTACTGCAATTGGTGATTTTGTGGTTTTACGCTCTCGTTACAGGATTTTCGCCACCCGTACTTCGGTCGGCGGGTATGTTTACACTGCTCATATTAGCAAATGCACTCGGCCGGCAACAGCAACTAATGAATACGCTCGGTGCATCGGCTTTTTTTATCCTGTGTTTCGATCCATATGCGTTATTTTCTGCCGGTTTTCAACTGTCATACCTGGCTGTGGCAGGCATTGGTGCCTGGCAATCATCGCTAAACCAGGTGTTTACTTTTCGTAATAAATGGTTGAATCGACTTTGGGAGCTAACAGCAGTGGCTATCGTGGCGCAACTTATTACCTTTCCGCTCGGCATATTCTATTTTCACCAGTTTCCGACTTATTTTCTGGTGGCAAATCCGGTCGTAATTGTCATGTCGGAGATTTTATTGCCACTGGCTATGGCCACACTGGCGTTTAGCTGGGTGCCTTATCTGGCTGATTGGCTGGGCTGGCTTCTGCAGAAAACAGCCTGGCTGTTAAATTCTGCCGTAACACAAACCGGTCAGTTGCCAGGAGCCGCCTGGGATGGTCTATGGTTGTCGCCAGTGGCAATGCTGCTAACCTATGCCGTACTATTGTCTGGCGTAGCGCTGGTCATGACTCGTCAACGAGCCTTTTTATGGGCCACATGTGTGAGTACCTTACTACTTTCCGGTGCATTGCTCTGGAGCGATTATGAACAGGCTCACCAGCAACGACTGGCCGTTCATTTTGTGCCACACCGAACGGCGGTTAGCCTGACCACTGGCCACGAAAGTATCCTGCTGACCGACCTCGATTCTGCTGATACCCGCTCGTTTGACTTCTACCTCAGGAATACATTCGGTCAATGGGGTGTTTCGCGACTTAAGCGGGCTAGTACACACGCTAGTAGTAATAGCTCGTCAGAATCAAAACGAATTTCCACGTATTTCCAGTCAAGCGAGTACGCTTTATGGGTCTGGCAAGGAAAAACGCTGTTACTGGTCAACAAACTGACCGAACGAAACCGATGGCGACTGCCAGCGGTTATCGATTACCTGATTATTCGGCGGAATGCTCTGCACGATTGGGATCAACTCAATGGTCGGGTAGTGGCCCGGCACATAATTTTCGATGATTCGAATAAAACACCACTGACAGACAGACTATTGACTGAAGCCAGGACGCGCGGAATTATCTGTTACTCCGTACGCCAGATGGGAGCGTATGTTACGGAATTAGAGTGA
- a CDS encoding TetR/AcrR family transcriptional regulator — METLEKIRKAYTEYVLENGKQPTSVFQFARKLKLAEADFYNDYASFDAIEADIWLTFFNQAKATVEADDTYQGYSVREKLLAFYYTWIELLKAQRSFVVYSFGRLRAESSTQGARGRLSGSVSAKSQVLNPFKEAFFDYARDLLAEGRESKEVEPRPFITDRYPNALWAQTLYLLDFWVRDVSKNFEKTDTAIEKAVNTAFDLIGRSPLDTLFDFAKFIYQNK, encoded by the coding sequence ATGGAAACGCTCGAAAAAATCCGGAAGGCGTACACCGAGTACGTACTGGAAAACGGAAAACAACCCACTTCCGTCTTTCAGTTTGCCAGGAAACTAAAGCTGGCCGAGGCTGACTTTTATAACGACTACGCATCGTTTGATGCTATAGAAGCCGATATCTGGTTAACGTTCTTTAACCAGGCAAAAGCAACCGTTGAGGCCGACGATACCTACCAGGGTTATTCGGTCAGGGAAAAGTTGCTGGCCTTTTATTATACCTGGATCGAGTTACTCAAAGCACAGCGCAGTTTTGTTGTCTATAGTTTTGGGCGATTGCGTGCAGAAAGCAGCACACAGGGTGCTCGGGGCAGGCTTTCAGGCAGCGTTTCGGCTAAATCACAGGTTCTAAATCCATTTAAGGAAGCTTTTTTCGACTATGCCCGCGATCTGCTGGCCGAAGGTCGGGAAAGTAAAGAGGTAGAACCGCGCCCGTTCATTACTGATCGCTATCCGAATGCATTATGGGCGCAAACGCTTTATTTACTCGATTTCTGGGTACGTGATGTCAGTAAAAACTTCGAGAAAACCGATACCGCTATCGAAAAAGCCGTTAACACCGCCTTCGATCTAATCGGCCGTTCTCCGCTCGATACCCTGTTCGACTTCGCCAAATTTATCTATCAGAATAAATAA
- a CDS encoding ABC1 kinase family protein, with protein MKTQNSVPTTKVARASQFVKAGVKVGGNYIKHYSKKLIDPDLSKDELHKDNAADIYEALSELKGSALKMAQMLSMDRGLLPVAYSDKFTMAQYSAPPLSGPLVVKTFKTYFGKTPTQLFDKFNIDAVNAASIGQVHLAWKDGKKLAVKVQYPGVADAVSSDLKIAKPLAVRLLNLNERDIDRYMGEVESKLLEETDYELELRRSIEISEACAHIPGLVFPKYYPEFSSRRILTMDWVDGLHLKDFLKTKPSQAIRNEIGQALWDFYDFQIHTLRQVHADPHPGNFLMRPDGTMGVIDFGCVKVIPEFYYDNYFRLVNPDTIENNSLTETIFENLEFLTPQDSPKDRAFFSDLFKQMIRMLGEPFAVDEFDFGDDTYFNKVYAFAEDLSKVEELKKSKVARGSQDGLYVNRTYYGLYAMLNELKANVVTTKPEWLKSKKIAV; from the coding sequence ATGAAAACCCAAAACTCCGTTCCGACGACCAAAGTTGCCCGTGCCAGCCAGTTTGTGAAAGCCGGGGTGAAGGTCGGCGGAAATTATATAAAACATTATAGTAAAAAGCTGATTGATCCCGATTTATCGAAAGATGAATTGCACAAGGACAATGCGGCTGACATATATGAAGCATTAAGCGAACTGAAGGGCTCTGCTCTGAAAATGGCCCAGATGCTGAGTATGGACCGGGGCTTACTGCCGGTGGCTTATTCAGACAAGTTTACTATGGCGCAATATTCAGCGCCACCGTTGTCGGGGCCACTGGTTGTCAAAACGTTCAAGACCTATTTTGGGAAAACCCCGACCCAGTTGTTCGATAAATTTAACATCGATGCTGTCAATGCAGCCAGTATTGGTCAGGTTCATCTGGCCTGGAAAGACGGGAAGAAGCTGGCCGTAAAGGTACAATATCCCGGCGTAGCCGATGCCGTGAGTTCTGACCTGAAAATTGCCAAACCGCTGGCCGTTCGGTTACTGAATCTGAATGAGCGTGACATCGACCGGTATATGGGGGAAGTAGAGTCGAAACTCCTCGAAGAAACCGATTATGAACTTGAACTCCGTCGCTCCATTGAAATTTCGGAAGCCTGTGCCCATATACCGGGTCTGGTATTCCCCAAATACTATCCTGAATTCTCATCCAGACGAATCCTGACGATGGACTGGGTGGACGGACTTCATCTGAAAGATTTCCTGAAAACGAAACCGTCGCAGGCGATTCGGAACGAGATTGGGCAGGCACTGTGGGATTTTTACGATTTTCAGATTCATACCTTACGGCAGGTTCACGCTGATCCACATCCGGGTAACTTTCTGATGCGGCCTGATGGAACAATGGGCGTCATCGATTTTGGCTGCGTGAAGGTCATTCCCGAATTTTACTACGACAATTATTTTCGGCTGGTCAATCCTGACACCATCGAGAATAATTCGCTAACAGAAACGATTTTTGAAAATCTGGAATTTCTGACCCCGCAGGATTCTCCCAAAGATCGGGCGTTTTTCTCGGATTTGTTTAAGCAGATGATCCGTATGCTGGGTGAACCATTCGCCGTCGACGAGTTTGATTTTGGCGATGATACCTACTTCAATAAAGTATATGCCTTTGCCGAAGATTTGTCGAAAGTAGAGGAGTTGAAAAAGTCGAAGGTCGCACGGGGCTCGCAGGATGGCCTATACGTAAACCGAACGTACTATGGCCTATACGCCATGCTTAATGAATTGAAAGCCAATGTGGTAACAACGAAACCTGAATGGCTGAAGTCGAAAAAGATAGCAGTCTGA
- a CDS encoding right-handed parallel beta-helix repeat-containing protein, which produces MEKLSFLIFYILLSLSTFAQPIIYVTPSGAGTGSGNSWANSLSGTQLVNRVAIATAGTQFWVAAGTYKPTTTTNRAASFSIATGVSVYGGFTGTESSLGQRNYTANKTILSGDIGLPHDTTDHSALPVTQADNSYHVVYFQDVDATTQLNGLTVREGVANLANGPTSYLLGQEVQANDIGKAGGGIHNISLTKCSTPSILNCTIEQNRGSFGSGLYSSGGTCGQGSTFLISNCLFKANESIGLGSGGAIYLHNFTNTSIKGCLFLDNRSFWGGGVFVINCNPQITNCTFSRNHAGFNIGGSGGGLFVDAYNQDCSPVLYNCLFTDNQATGGGAVFTGSFFNGTSTPQFINCSFTQNTSSSNSGGAFSIQDSAYGDGYNKLNDNNLPHPVIKNCIIWDNISYKYESISFDYQAFPTVGNSIVGGNFLTHDFVNAPPGYNAGNNLNTDPIFVNPGTGNFRLGLNSPAINAGNPDTAGLPATDLVGQSRVQDGRVDMGAYESAACRPSICVPFIVQRRRL; this is translated from the coding sequence ATGGAAAAGCTTTCCTTTCTTATTTTCTATATATTATTATCACTGTCTACATTCGCTCAACCAATCATCTACGTAACTCCATCCGGGGCTGGTACTGGCTCTGGTAATTCCTGGGCCAATTCACTCTCTGGAACACAATTAGTTAATCGTGTAGCCATCGCAACGGCCGGAACACAGTTCTGGGTAGCGGCCGGAACGTATAAACCAACCACCACAACCAATCGGGCAGCCTCGTTCAGTATTGCAACGGGGGTATCCGTTTATGGCGGATTTACGGGAACGGAATCTAGTTTGGGGCAACGGAATTATACGGCCAATAAAACCATTTTGTCGGGCGATATCGGCTTACCCCACGATACAACGGATCATTCGGCGCTACCGGTCACCCAGGCGGATAACTCATACCATGTTGTTTACTTTCAGGATGTTGATGCCACTACCCAACTGAACGGCTTGACAGTCCGTGAAGGAGTGGCAAATCTGGCAAACGGCCCGACCTCCTATCTGCTTGGCCAGGAGGTTCAGGCAAATGATATTGGTAAAGCTGGCGGTGGCATTCATAATATCAGCCTTACGAAATGCAGCACGCCATCCATCCTAAATTGTACAATCGAGCAAAACAGGGGAAGTTTTGGAAGCGGCCTGTATAGTAGCGGGGGAACATGCGGACAAGGATCTACTTTTCTGATCAGCAATTGCTTATTTAAAGCCAATGAATCCATTGGCCTGGGAAGTGGCGGGGCTATTTATCTTCATAACTTTACCAACACGTCGATCAAGGGATGTTTGTTCCTTGATAACCGCTCGTTTTGGGGTGGTGGCGTATTTGTGATTAACTGTAATCCACAAATCACCAATTGTACATTCAGCAGGAATCATGCCGGTTTTAATATTGGCGGTAGTGGTGGTGGTCTTTTTGTCGATGCCTACAATCAGGACTGTAGCCCGGTCCTGTATAACTGCCTGTTTACCGATAATCAGGCAACAGGTGGTGGAGCTGTATTTACGGGGTCTTTTTTCAATGGAACCAGTACTCCTCAGTTTATTAACTGTAGTTTCACCCAAAACACGTCGTCATCGAATTCGGGGGGCGCTTTTTCCATTCAGGACAGTGCCTATGGCGACGGCTACAATAAACTGAACGACAATAATCTTCCCCATCCCGTTATTAAAAACTGCATCATCTGGGATAACATTTCGTACAAATACGAATCCATATCGTTTGATTACCAAGCCTTTCCAACGGTTGGAAACTCTATTGTCGGGGGTAACTTTCTCACGCATGATTTTGTCAATGCCCCTCCTGGGTATAATGCAGGCAATAACCTCAATACGGACCCGATTTTTGTCAATCCCGGCACCGGCAATTTCAGGCTGGGTTTAAACAGCCCCGCCATCAACGCCGGCAATCCTGATACAGCAGGTTTACCGGCTACCGATCTTGTTGGGCAATCCCGCGTTCAGGATGGCCGGGTGGATATGGGTGCCTACGAGTCTGCTGCTTGCCGACCTTCTATTTGTGTACCCTTCATCGTTCAGCGCCGTCGATTATAA
- a CDS encoding deoxycytidylate deaminase: protein MLLTTHTPEPHAKPRFDDIFMELAVNLARRSHCIKAQVGAVLARDTRIISIGYNGPPAGTHNCDEEFQGAGCPRDSKGSCSLALHAEENAILYAAKNGSEIEGATIYVTLSPCIACARIIYSMKIARVIYLHSYAEYKGIPSDEGVDFLRRFGVTVEQYEPGEGVTLLAEPPLSGPANAQKTAGTPERDSSLR from the coding sequence ATGTTGCTGACTACCCATACGCCCGAACCCCATGCCAAGCCCCGTTTCGACGATATCTTCATGGAGTTGGCCGTTAACCTCGCCCGACGGTCGCATTGTATCAAAGCGCAGGTTGGAGCGGTACTGGCCCGCGATACCCGGATCATTTCCATCGGCTACAATGGCCCACCAGCTGGTACGCACAACTGTGATGAAGAATTTCAGGGCGCTGGTTGCCCCCGCGATTCCAAAGGCTCCTGTTCGCTGGCCTTACATGCCGAAGAAAACGCGATCCTTTATGCCGCCAAAAATGGCTCTGAGATAGAAGGGGCAACAATTTATGTGACGCTGTCGCCCTGTATTGCCTGCGCCAGAATCATCTACAGCATGAAAATCGCCAGGGTCATCTACCTCCATTCATACGCTGAATACAAGGGAATCCCATCGGATGAAGGTGTTGATTTCCTGCGCCGGTTTGGGGTTACGGTTGAACAGTATGAACCCGGCGAAGGCGTAACGCTACTGGCTGAACCGCCCCTGTCAGGTCCGGCTAATGCTCAGAAAACCGCCGGAACGCCGGAACGCGATTCGTCTTTACGATGA
- a CDS encoding acyl carrier protein phosphodiesterase: protein MNILAHGYLSARKDGLLIGNFIGDFIKGNPAHPRHKLTLHEVAGVRLHREIDTFTDAHPDVAAVRELLHPRCHKYAGVAVDVFFDHFLARNFDQLTGESLPDFTRYFYSALQRLSPRFPTPAARMLHALVRYDWVMGYQTTEGIDQSLKGISRRTAFPSGLDTAIIDLVLYYDQIGEHFMHFWPELVDHVEQIRIQLSKAE, encoded by the coding sequence ATGAATATTCTGGCGCATGGTTATCTGTCAGCTAGAAAAGACGGCTTATTGATCGGAAATTTTATCGGCGATTTCATCAAGGGAAATCCTGCCCATCCGCGGCATAAGCTTACACTCCACGAAGTGGCAGGCGTTCGCTTACACCGCGAAATCGACACATTTACGGATGCCCATCCCGATGTTGCGGCTGTCCGTGAGCTATTGCATCCGCGCTGCCATAAGTACGCAGGAGTGGCTGTCGATGTGTTTTTTGATCATTTTTTGGCCCGTAATTTCGATCAGTTGACTGGCGAGTCCTTACCTGATTTTACCCGGTATTTTTATAGTGCCCTACAGCGACTTTCACCCCGTTTTCCGACACCGGCAGCGCGCATGCTCCATGCACTGGTTCGCTATGATTGGGTTATGGGCTACCAGACTACCGAAGGTATTGACCAATCGCTGAAAGGCATTTCGCGTCGGACTGCTTTTCCGTCGGGTCTGGATACGGCAATAATCGATCTGGTCCTGTATTATGACCAGATTGGTGAACACTTTATGCATTTCTGGCCGGAAT